From a region of the Spelaeicoccus albus genome:
- a CDS encoding ABC transporter ATP-binding protein, translated as MTNSEQPAGPGGPLLELDGVKQHYPLPRRMPFAPRKSVRALDGVDLTVRGGETLGVIGESGCGKSTLARVIAGLDRPTEGRVLFRGQDINALRGAERKEMRRNIQLIFQDPFSALNPRKKVGELVAEPFRIHRNLLPSGRRRAKVAELMELVGLKPEHMNRYPHQFSGGQQQRIGIARGIALNPDLLVCDEAVSALDVSVRAQIVNLLQDLQRELDLSFVFIAHDLQIVRHMADRVATMYLGRVVELGDYSDVYDTTGHPYTKALLAAAPELRGGPADRERIILTGDPPSPIDPPSGCRFRSRCWMAEDICREREPELVELAGAHVSRCHFADTLIDRPSL; from the coding sequence GTGACGAACTCAGAACAGCCGGCCGGACCGGGCGGACCGTTGCTCGAGCTGGACGGCGTCAAGCAGCATTATCCCTTGCCGCGTCGGATGCCGTTCGCCCCGCGAAAGTCGGTGCGGGCGCTGGACGGCGTCGATCTCACCGTCCGAGGCGGCGAGACCTTGGGAGTGATCGGCGAGTCGGGGTGCGGCAAGTCGACGTTGGCCCGGGTGATTGCCGGCCTCGACCGGCCGACGGAAGGCCGGGTGTTGTTTCGCGGGCAGGACATCAATGCCCTTCGCGGTGCCGAACGCAAAGAGATGCGGCGAAACATCCAGTTGATCTTCCAAGACCCATTCAGTGCGCTGAACCCACGCAAGAAGGTGGGGGAACTCGTCGCCGAACCGTTCCGGATCCACCGGAATCTGCTTCCGTCCGGACGGCGGCGCGCCAAAGTAGCAGAACTGATGGAACTGGTCGGGCTCAAGCCGGAGCACATGAATCGCTATCCGCATCAGTTCTCCGGCGGACAGCAGCAGCGTATCGGCATTGCTCGCGGCATCGCGTTGAACCCGGATCTGCTCGTGTGCGACGAGGCGGTGTCGGCGCTGGACGTTTCGGTGCGGGCTCAGATTGTGAATCTGCTCCAGGACCTGCAGCGAGAACTCGATCTCAGTTTTGTGTTCATAGCTCACGATCTCCAAATCGTGCGGCACATGGCCGATCGGGTAGCAACGATGTATCTGGGGCGCGTGGTCGAGCTCGGCGATTATTCCGACGTTTACGACACGACGGGTCACCCGTATACGAAAGCTCTGCTCGCCGCGGCCCCGGAACTTCGCGGGGGCCCCGCGGACCGGGAAAGGATCATCCTCACCGGCGACCCTCCGTCGCCGATCGACCCGCCGTCCGGTTGCCGCTTTCGGTCACGATGCTGGATGGCCGAGGACATTTGCCGCGAACGAGAACCCGAGCTCGTCGAACTTGCCGGGGCGCATGTCTCCCGCTGTCACTTTGCGGACACCCTTATCGATCGCCCGTCGCTCTAG
- a CDS encoding ABC transporter permease encodes MLGYTLRRVLQMVPVVIGATFIIYALTFAMPGDPVAALTGSRPLPASTVTQIREAYHLNDPFLAQYGHYMWNLVHGNLGIDFFGRPVSGLIAERWPNTFKLALTAWVLKLIIGLAIGVYGGLKHNRAGDHFALIFTVVFLGVPGFVIALGAQTLFGVQLNWVDPAGIGAGWPMAYILPALVMAFEASASLARLTRTSLVDVLRTDYMRTARAKGLSPSRSIWKHALRNAMIPVVTYLGLSLAGMLGGAVIIEAIFNIPGIGQLMVQAIHNKEGTVVVGIATLLVIVYLVFNLLVDLTYGLIDPRVRV; translated from the coding sequence ATGCTTGGGTATACGCTCCGGCGAGTACTGCAAATGGTGCCCGTGGTTATTGGCGCGACATTCATCATTTACGCTCTGACCTTCGCCATGCCCGGTGATCCCGTGGCAGCGTTGACCGGCTCACGTCCGCTTCCTGCCTCAACGGTGACGCAAATCCGCGAGGCCTACCACCTCAATGACCCGTTTCTGGCGCAGTACGGGCACTATATGTGGAACCTCGTCCACGGCAATCTCGGTATCGATTTCTTTGGTCGGCCGGTCAGCGGTCTGATTGCCGAGCGATGGCCCAATACTTTCAAGCTCGCGTTGACGGCGTGGGTGCTCAAACTGATCATCGGCCTGGCGATCGGCGTGTACGGCGGATTGAAACACAACCGTGCCGGAGACCATTTCGCGTTGATCTTCACCGTCGTGTTTTTGGGCGTTCCCGGATTCGTCATCGCGCTGGGAGCCCAAACACTCTTCGGCGTCCAGCTCAACTGGGTCGACCCCGCGGGCATCGGCGCCGGATGGCCGATGGCATATATCCTCCCGGCGCTGGTGATGGCCTTTGAAGCCTCAGCAAGTCTGGCGCGACTCACTCGCACAAGCCTGGTGGACGTCTTGCGGACGGATTACATGCGCACGGCTCGGGCCAAAGGCTTGTCGCCGTCGCGAAGCATCTGGAAACACGCCTTGCGCAACGCCATGATCCCGGTCGTGACGTATCTGGGCTTGAGCCTGGCCGGAATGCTCGGGGGCGCCGTCATCATCGAAGCCATTTTCAACATTCCCGGCATCGGCCAGCTCATGGTGCAGGCAATTCACAACAAGGAGGGCACAGTGGTCGTCGGCATCGCTACGCTGCTGGTCATCGTCTACCTGGTCTTCAATTTGCTCGTTGACCTCACATACGGCTTGATCGATCCGAGGGTGCGGGTATGA
- a CDS encoding ABC transporter ATP-binding protein, with the protein MTAEPIPQPAEPILSVRDLVVEFETPAGRVRAVNDVELDVRQGQALGILGESGSGKSVTASAIMGLLDTPPAHVTSGEILLDEMNLVGLPEKQRQRVIGSEISMVFQDALTALNPVHTVGNQIGELYRVHRGMSRRASRLAAIEMMDRVRIPGAAGRVHDYPHQFSGGMRQRIVIAMALALDPKVLIADEPTTALDVTVQAQILELLKEQQDERDMGLVLITHDISVVSEVTDETAVMYAGRIVERGPTRDLLTNPAHPYSRGLASSVSSEDLKGKRLPAIPGQPPELNRLPAGCSFAPRCEFAQPECRISAPPLEEVAPGRRSACFFSDRILRQ; encoded by the coding sequence ATGACGGCCGAACCGATTCCGCAACCGGCCGAGCCGATCCTGTCCGTGCGCGACCTCGTGGTCGAATTCGAGACACCGGCCGGACGAGTACGAGCCGTCAACGACGTCGAGTTGGACGTCCGGCAGGGCCAAGCCTTGGGCATTCTCGGTGAAAGCGGATCGGGTAAGTCGGTGACGGCCTCGGCAATCATGGGACTGCTCGACACGCCGCCGGCACACGTCACATCCGGCGAGATCCTGCTGGATGAGATGAATCTCGTCGGGCTACCGGAAAAGCAGCGCCAACGCGTCATCGGCAGCGAAATCAGCATGGTGTTCCAAGACGCGTTGACCGCGCTCAATCCGGTGCACACGGTCGGCAATCAAATTGGCGAGCTGTACCGCGTCCACCGTGGAATGTCTCGTCGGGCATCCCGACTGGCCGCCATCGAGATGATGGACCGAGTGCGCATCCCCGGCGCCGCCGGCCGAGTGCACGACTACCCCCACCAGTTTTCCGGGGGAATGCGGCAACGCATCGTCATAGCGATGGCATTGGCATTGGACCCGAAAGTGCTGATTGCCGACGAACCGACGACGGCGCTCGATGTCACGGTACAGGCTCAGATTCTCGAACTGCTCAAAGAACAGCAGGACGAACGCGACATGGGCTTGGTTCTCATTACGCATGACATCAGCGTGGTCAGTGAAGTCACCGATGAGACAGCCGTCATGTACGCCGGCAGGATCGTTGAACGCGGGCCGACGCGCGACCTGTTGACGAACCCGGCCCATCCGTACAGCCGAGGGCTTGCCTCATCGGTTTCCAGCGAGGATCTCAAAGGCAAGCGATTGCCGGCGATCCCCGGGCAACCGCCCGAACTCAATCGGCTTCCGGCGGGCTGCTCGTTCGCCCCGCGCTGCGAATTTGCGCAGCCCGAATGTCGAATCAGTGCCCCTCCGCTCGAAGAAGTGGCACCCGGTCGGCGAAGTGCGTGCTTCTTCAGCGATCGGATATTGCGGCAATGA
- a CDS encoding ABC transporter permease → MSVDRQVLSGPVEDIADEPNTWHRIRSLAQRPRFVISGALVLIMIVMAAFPQLFAGFGSDPNAGCNILNTNKPPSASHWFGYDPQGCDYYTNVIYGARASIVVGIVVTSASFVVSAILGALAGFYGRWVDALISRVCDIAFGLPFILAAIVVLQLFDHRTIWTVSFALALFHWPGGVRYMRSSVMTVRNREYVQASRVLGGSDFRLIFSHLVPNSLTPLLVLQTLGVGGVIAAEAGLTFIGVGLSPPSVSWGLQLAAARQYVSESPHLLIFPAIFLSVTVLAFVLFGEALRDEFDPKGAS, encoded by the coding sequence ATGAGCGTCGATCGGCAGGTGCTGTCCGGCCCCGTCGAGGACATAGCGGACGAGCCCAACACGTGGCATCGAATTCGAAGTCTCGCGCAGCGACCCCGGTTCGTGATCTCCGGCGCACTCGTCCTCATCATGATCGTCATGGCGGCATTTCCGCAGCTCTTTGCGGGATTCGGCAGCGACCCCAACGCGGGCTGCAACATCTTGAACACCAACAAACCGCCGAGCGCTTCGCATTGGTTCGGCTACGACCCGCAAGGCTGCGACTACTATACGAACGTCATCTACGGTGCTCGCGCCTCGATCGTCGTCGGCATCGTCGTCACGTCGGCCTCGTTTGTCGTCTCTGCGATCCTGGGCGCCTTGGCAGGATTCTACGGTCGCTGGGTTGATGCGCTGATATCGCGCGTGTGCGATATCGCATTCGGGCTGCCGTTCATTCTCGCCGCAATCGTGGTGCTTCAACTCTTTGACCATCGCACGATCTGGACGGTGTCCTTCGCGCTCGCGCTCTTCCACTGGCCCGGCGGCGTGCGATATATGCGATCGTCGGTCATGACGGTCAGGAACCGCGAATACGTGCAAGCATCGCGTGTGCTGGGCGGCAGCGACTTCCGGTTGATTTTCAGCCACCTGGTGCCAAACTCGCTGACGCCGCTGCTCGTGTTGCAAACGCTCGGCGTCGGCGGTGTCATCGCTGCGGAAGCCGGGCTGACATTCATCGGCGTCGGATTGTCTCCGCCGTCGGTCTCCTGGGGTCTCCAACTCGCAGCGGCGCGACAATACGTGTCCGAATCACCACATCTGCTGATATTCCCCGCCATCTTCTTGAGCGTGACGGTGCTTGCCTTCGTACTGTTCGGCGAAGCGTTGCGCGATGAATTCGACCCCAAGGGAGCATCATGA